The Thalassotalea psychrophila genome window below encodes:
- the priA gene encoding primosomal protein N', with protein MDNQLTYLQIALPIPMRQSFTYSVPPALIQVNFKKGDRVLVPFGHRNLIGVVLAVSHECDVDSKKLKPISERLSDESRLSSQQVDFLSLCARYYHHPIGDVVTQALPVLLRQIKPVDLSPPACWLKNSSLTDDEFELVVKGFKKSAAKQKALLEFICEHDELTWPEIRMAGYSKAQLNALLGKELIVEQAVKQEPFVCKDNSVNHSDKPQLSVEQSLIVSSINQQLDGFSCHLIDGITGSGKTEVYLQIIEQVLLKNKQVLVLVPEIGLTPQTLSRFEKRFRVPVVLHHSGLNDNERLQTWHQTKQGRAAIIIATRSGVFTPMVKPGIIIIDEEHDGSLKQQEGFRYHARDIAILRARQLNIPIVLGTATPSLETLQNALTGKYQYHQLTKRAGKSNKASISLIDMAREQVEFGLSGTLKKAIADTLKRGEQVLIFLNRRGFAPAISCQECNWICECQRCNKPYTLHQGQSLLVCHHCGSQKRIVRQCDSCGSVRIKPLGQGTEQLEQRLVELFPDYSSVRIDRDSTRRKGELAKLLQQVSDKEHQILVGTQMLAKGHHFPDVTLVAVLDVDGALFSYDFRAPEHMAQLLVQVSGRAGRESKPGKVMVQTQYPEHPLLQDLVQNGYEHFAKYALIEREQAMIPPFAFQALFRAEANYPSTPQTLLRDVSQQDFSGCMVSGPIAAAQEKKAGKYRFHLLLQAKERKDLHRAVQQILANISTHELNTKVRWSIDIDPQELSW; from the coding sequence TTGGATAATCAGTTAACTTACTTACAAATCGCATTACCAATACCTATGCGCCAAAGTTTTACCTATTCAGTGCCTCCAGCATTAATACAGGTGAACTTTAAAAAAGGCGATCGAGTTTTGGTACCGTTTGGCCATCGTAATTTGATTGGTGTAGTACTTGCGGTAAGCCATGAATGTGATGTTGATAGTAAAAAGCTTAAACCTATCAGTGAGCGTTTAAGTGATGAGTCACGATTATCTAGCCAACAAGTTGATTTTTTAAGTCTGTGTGCTCGCTATTATCACCATCCCATTGGCGATGTAGTCACTCAAGCATTACCGGTATTGTTAAGACAAATTAAACCCGTAGATTTAAGCCCTCCTGCTTGTTGGTTGAAAAATTCAAGTTTAACTGATGATGAGTTTGAACTCGTTGTTAAAGGCTTTAAAAAATCTGCTGCAAAACAAAAAGCATTACTTGAGTTTATTTGTGAGCATGATGAGCTTACTTGGCCTGAAATAAGAATGGCCGGTTATAGCAAAGCGCAATTAAATGCCTTACTTGGCAAAGAGCTTATTGTTGAACAAGCGGTTAAGCAAGAGCCTTTTGTTTGCAAAGATAATTCGGTAAATCATAGTGATAAGCCACAACTCTCCGTTGAACAATCTCTAATTGTGAGCAGTATAAACCAACAGCTTGATGGATTTTCATGTCATTTAATTGATGGTATTACCGGTAGTGGTAAAACTGAAGTGTACCTGCAAATAATTGAGCAAGTATTACTGAAAAATAAACAAGTGCTAGTGCTGGTACCTGAGATAGGCTTAACCCCACAAACATTATCTCGTTTTGAAAAGCGTTTTCGCGTGCCTGTAGTGTTGCACCATTCCGGTTTAAACGATAACGAGCGTTTACAAACTTGGCATCAAACTAAGCAAGGTAGAGCGGCAATTATTATTGCAACCCGCTCTGGTGTATTTACGCCAATGGTGAAGCCCGGCATCATCATTATAGATGAAGAACATGATGGCTCGCTAAAACAACAAGAAGGCTTTCGTTATCATGCAAGGGATATTGCCATCCTTAGAGCTCGACAATTAAATATTCCGATTGTATTGGGAACCGCTACACCTTCGTTGGAAACATTACAAAATGCTCTTACCGGTAAGTATCAATATCATCAACTAACTAAACGTGCAGGTAAAAGTAACAAGGCAAGTATTTCACTAATTGATATGGCCAGAGAGCAAGTTGAGTTCGGCCTGTCGGGTACACTGAAAAAAGCCATTGCAGACACGCTAAAGCGCGGCGAACAAGTACTTATATTTTTAAATCGACGTGGTTTTGCGCCTGCCATTTCTTGTCAGGAATGTAATTGGATTTGTGAGTGCCAACGATGTAATAAACCATATACTTTGCATCAGGGCCAAAGCTTATTGGTCTGTCATCATTGTGGCAGTCAAAAACGCATTGTCAGACAGTGTGATAGTTGTGGTAGCGTGCGCATTAAACCTTTAGGACAAGGTACTGAGCAACTTGAACAACGTTTGGTTGAATTGTTCCCGGATTACTCTTCAGTAAGAATTGATAGGGACAGTACTCGTCGCAAAGGAGAGCTTGCCAAATTATTACAACAGGTAAGTGATAAAGAGCACCAAATACTAGTGGGTACCCAAATGCTCGCTAAGGGTCATCATTTTCCCGATGTAACCTTAGTTGCTGTGTTAGATGTTGATGGTGCGCTATTTAGTTATGATTTTAGAGCGCCAGAACATATGGCACAACTGTTAGTGCAAGTTTCTGGCCGTGCAGGAAGAGAAAGTAAACCCGGTAAAGTTATGGTGCAAACTCAATACCCAGAACATCCGTTATTACAAGACTTAGTACAAAACGGTTATGAGCACTTTGCCAAATACGCATTAATTGAACGCGAGCAAGCGATGATCCCACCATTTGCTTTTCAGGCATTATTTAGGGCCGAAGCAAATTATCCAAGCACTCCACAAACTTTGCTTAGAGACGTAAGCCAGCAAGACTTTAGCGGCTGTATGGTGAGTGGACCTATAGCGGCAGCACAAGAAAAGAAAGCGGGTAAATATCGATTTCATCTGTTGTTACAAGCTAAAGAACGCAAAGATTTACATCGTG
- the rpmE gene encoding 50S ribosomal protein L31, whose amino-acid sequence MKENIHPNYTSMKATCSCGNVIETESTRGKDIYLDVCSACHPFYTGKQKAAETGGRVDKFNKRFGALKTK is encoded by the coding sequence ATGAAAGAAAATATCCACCCAAATTACACAAGCATGAAAGCAACTTGTTCATGTGGTAACGTTATTGAAACTGAATCAACTCGCGGTAAAGACATTTACTTAGACGTATGTTCTGCATGTCACCCGTTCTACACTGGTAAGCAAAAAGCTGCTGAGACTGGTGGTCGTGTTGATAAATTCAACAAACGTTTCGGTGCTCTTAAGACTAAGTAA
- the rraA gene encoding ribonuclease E activity regulator RraA, with amino-acid sequence MEYNTSELCNLYADSIDVLEPMLSNYGGRSSFGGTVVTIKCFESNGIINETVEQDGTGKVLVIDGGGSTRRALIDSYIAESAAKNGWEGIICYGSVREVDLLEEIELGIQAMVSIPVGSDDTNIGESDLAVNFAGVTILPDDHIYADNTGIILSQDALDID; translated from the coding sequence ATGGAATATAACACCTCAGAACTATGTAATTTATATGCTGACTCAATAGATGTCTTAGAGCCTATGTTAAGTAATTATGGCGGGCGCAGTTCTTTTGGTGGCACTGTGGTGACCATTAAATGTTTTGAATCTAACGGCATAATTAATGAAACCGTAGAACAAGATGGTACCGGCAAAGTATTAGTCATTGATGGTGGCGGTTCTACTAGACGAGCTTTAATCGATTCTTATATCGCTGAATCTGCCGCTAAAAATGGTTGGGAAGGTATCATTTGTTATGGCAGTGTACGGGAAGTAGATTTACTCGAAGAAATAGAACTTGGCATTCAAGCTATGGTTTCTATCCCTGTAGGTAGCGATGATACTAATATAGGTGAAAGCGATTTAGCAGTAAACTTTGCTGGTGTGACTATTCTTCCGGATGATCATATTTACGCAGACAATACTGGTATTATCTTATCGCAAGATGCTCTCGATATTGATTAA
- a CDS encoding acetyltransferase — protein sequence MFLKNRNNGDMVDVSDISDLTNLFHQHVLGRYQAGEELQDPEEFNKADLLFLSGEELPRCWMDPDYRSQK from the coding sequence ATGTTTTTAAAAAACAGAAATAATGGCGATATGGTTGATGTTAGCGATATTAGTGATCTAACAAATTTATTTCATCAACACGTTTTAGGTAGATATCAGGCAGGTGAAGAGTTACAAGATCCAGAAGAGTTTAATAAAGCCGACTTGCTTTTTCTTTCGGGCGAGGAGTTACCCCGTTGTTGGATGGACCCTGATTATCGAAGTCAAAAATAA
- a CDS encoding VOC family protein, with the protein MLYLEHLNLVVQDIPSTLNFYQAAFPHWQVRGGGEALWYGKPRNWLHFGDEYQYLTFNDDGVGANRDLSGHQVGLAHFAFVTSNLSTLIERLAKAGFEIAKDGADSVHRNNVYFVDPSGYEVEFVEYLTDIPKERNCYDE; encoded by the coding sequence ATGTTGTATTTAGAACACCTAAATCTAGTCGTACAAGATATTCCAAGCACGTTAAATTTTTATCAAGCTGCTTTTCCACATTGGCAGGTGCGAGGAGGCGGTGAGGCGCTATGGTATGGTAAACCAAGAAACTGGCTGCACTTTGGTGATGAGTATCAGTACCTAACATTTAATGATGATGGTGTTGGCGCAAATCGAGATCTTAGTGGTCATCAAGTTGGACTTGCTCATTTTGCCTTTGTAACGAGTAATCTTAGTACTTTGATCGAAAGATTAGCAAAAGCTGGTTTTGAAATAGCAAAAGATGGCGCTGATTCAGTCCATCGTAACAATGTATATTTTGTTGATCCTAGTGGCTACGAAGTCGAATTTGTTGAGTATTTAACTGATATACCGAAAGAGCGCAATTGCTATGACGAGTGA
- the soxR gene encoding redox-sensitive transcriptional activator SoxR yields MLEEANLAVGTVAKRCGVKVSTLHFYEEKGLIRSWRNQGNQRRYKRDVLRRISVIKAAQKMGVSLDEIKTVFATLPDKRTPNKDDWAKLSKSWQQQLNQRIAYMEKLRDSLTGCIGCGCLSMTKCPIYNPEDILGENGIGPLILDKN; encoded by the coding sequence ATGTTAGAAGAAGCGAATCTTGCTGTAGGTACTGTTGCCAAACGATGTGGCGTTAAAGTTTCAACCTTACATTTTTATGAAGAAAAAGGGTTGATCCGAAGTTGGCGAAATCAAGGTAATCAAAGAAGGTACAAAAGAGATGTTTTAAGGCGCATATCAGTTATTAAAGCCGCGCAAAAAATGGGCGTGAGCTTAGACGAGATAAAAACTGTGTTTGCGACATTACCTGATAAACGCACGCCGAATAAAGATGATTGGGCCAAACTGTCTAAAAGTTGGCAACAACAACTGAATCAACGTATTGCTTATATGGAAAAATTAAGAGATTCATTAACAGGTTGCATCGGTTGCGGTTGCTTATCGATGACAAAATGTCCAATTTATAATCCTGAGGATATACTTGGTGAAAACGGCATTGGGCCGTTAATTTTAGACAAAAATTAA
- a CDS encoding OmpA family protein yields MSTKNYIFPLLALSLIFSGCASTSSNAGKGAAIGAITGAIIGKSTSNHKNKRAVWGAAIGALAGAAVGDYMDKQEEEFRQELAGSGIKVVREGDNLRLIMPANITFASSQSNITSSFHTTLNDVAKVLGKYDKTLLKIEGHTDSSGSESFNQKLSEQRAESVKVYLMHQDILASRLRTKGFGESRSIVSNDTAANRALNRRVEVKIMPNEA; encoded by the coding sequence ATGTCAACGAAAAATTATATCTTTCCGCTTTTAGCACTTTCATTAATCTTTTCTGGTTGTGCATCTACTTCTTCAAATGCAGGAAAAGGCGCTGCAATAGGCGCAATTACCGGCGCAATAATAGGTAAATCGACCAGTAACCATAAAAATAAACGCGCGGTATGGGGCGCAGCCATTGGCGCACTTGCCGGTGCTGCTGTTGGTGATTATATGGACAAGCAAGAAGAAGAGTTTCGTCAAGAACTTGCGGGTTCAGGTATAAAGGTAGTACGTGAAGGTGATAACTTACGCTTGATCATGCCAGCCAACATTACTTTTGCCTCTAGCCAGTCAAATATCACTTCGAGCTTTCATACTACGCTAAATGATGTTGCTAAAGTGCTAGGTAAATACGATAAAACACTATTAAAAATTGAAGGTCATACCGACAGTAGCGGCAGTGAAAGCTTCAACCAAAAGCTATCTGAGCAACGTGCTGAAAGTGTTAAAGTGTATTTAATGCACCAAGATATTTTAGCGAGTCGTTTACGTACTAAAGGTTTTGGCGAATCTCGTTCTATTGTGAGTAACGATACCGCGGCCAACAGAGCGTTAAACCGCCGCGTTGAAGTGAAAATTATGCCTAATGAAGCATAG
- the hutI gene encoding imidazolonepropionase: MTLPSANWQLLFINVNIATMTQAGTSYAAIEDGALAISDGKIVWLGNKQQLPEYDESQVEVIDGKGQWLSPGLIDCHTHIVYGSHRANEFELRLQGASYEEIAQSGGGIVSTVKATRTASEDELFASAYKRLNALHNEGVTSLEIKSGYGLDLDTEVKMLKVANRLSESLPVTVQKTFLGAHALPVEYKDDADAYIKLVCEQMIPAVAKQNLADAVDVFCEGIGFSLAQTEAVFSAAKAHNIRVKVHAEQLSDLGGTELAAKYNALSSDHLEYLSDAGVKAMQASGMVAVLLPGAFYFLRETKLPPIEMLRANNVRIAIASDANPGSSPINSIQLMLNMACTLFRLTPTEALAGVTCNAARALGIDDKVGELAVGMNADIAMWDIEQPAELCYQYGVNPLAALYKLGKRVI; the protein is encoded by the coding sequence ATGACCTTACCAAGTGCCAACTGGCAACTACTTTTTATCAATGTAAATATTGCCACCATGACTCAAGCCGGTACTTCTTATGCTGCTATTGAAGACGGCGCATTAGCAATTAGCGACGGCAAAATTGTTTGGCTAGGCAATAAACAACAACTTCCTGAATATGATGAAAGCCAAGTTGAAGTCATTGACGGTAAAGGTCAATGGTTAAGCCCAGGTCTAATCGATTGTCATACTCATATTGTTTATGGCTCACACCGTGCAAATGAATTTGAACTGCGCTTACAAGGCGCGAGTTACGAAGAAATTGCACAAAGTGGTGGTGGAATAGTTTCAACCGTAAAAGCTACCCGTACAGCAAGCGAAGATGAGTTGTTTGCAAGTGCTTACAAACGCCTTAATGCTTTACATAATGAAGGTGTAACAAGTTTAGAGATTAAATCTGGCTATGGCTTGGATTTAGATACCGAAGTAAAAATGTTGAAAGTAGCAAACCGATTAAGTGAAAGTTTGCCGGTTACAGTGCAAAAAACATTCTTAGGGGCGCACGCATTACCCGTTGAATATAAAGATGATGCCGACGCGTATATCAAGCTTGTTTGTGAGCAAATGATCCCCGCAGTTGCCAAGCAAAACTTAGCCGATGCAGTTGATGTGTTTTGTGAAGGTATTGGATTTTCTCTAGCGCAAACTGAAGCTGTTTTTAGTGCGGCAAAAGCACATAACATTAGAGTGAAAGTACATGCTGAGCAATTATCTGATCTTGGCGGCACCGAACTTGCTGCAAAATATAATGCCTTATCAAGTGATCACCTCGAGTATTTATCTGATGCTGGTGTTAAAGCTATGCAAGCAAGTGGTATGGTCGCCGTATTATTACCTGGGGCATTTTATTTCTTAAGAGAAACAAAGTTACCACCAATTGAAATGTTGCGGGCAAACAACGTACGAATAGCTATAGCCAGTGATGCAAATCCTGGCTCATCGCCAATTAACTCGATTCAGCTAATGTTAAATATGGCCTGTACATTATTTAGGTTAACCCCTACAGAAGCATTAGCTGGTGTTACGTGTAATGCCGCAAGGGCGTTAGGTATTGATGATAAAGTTGGTGAATTAGCCGTAGGCATGAACGCCGATATTGCCATGTGGGATATTGAGCAACCCGCAGAGCTTTGTTATCAGTATGGAGTTAATCCATTAGCGGCTTTATACAAGCTAGGTAAGCGAGTTATTTAA
- a CDS encoding LytR/AlgR family response regulator transcription factor — protein MNTLKAIIVDDEPLALKLLRSKLNKFSELEIIAECKNGREAIQATMDLAPDIIFLDIQMPGIDGFGVIKKLQTDVVPMVVFTTAFEQYALDAFDVHAVDYILKPIDEDHIKRAVERALIRFNSGDNTDNKNRIIGAIDSINERENVDIRFPLDPEVADSQTSSTSGIVERKVVIKDRDDITLLKQSEIEWIDAAGDYVCLHADGVTHIKRSTLKSLLKELDPNIFKRVHRSTIVNLNFIQKVIPHTKGEFFLKLGEYDQVKVSRNYRDVIKSFLTDM, from the coding sequence ATGAATACACTAAAAGCGATAATAGTAGATGATGAGCCGTTAGCACTTAAACTTCTGCGTTCAAAACTGAATAAGTTTTCTGAGCTGGAAATAATTGCCGAATGCAAAAATGGCCGGGAAGCAATTCAAGCGACGATGGATTTAGCGCCTGATATTATCTTTTTAGACATTCAAATGCCGGGCATTGATGGCTTCGGAGTGATTAAAAAACTACAAACTGATGTTGTGCCGATGGTGGTATTTACTACTGCGTTTGAGCAATATGCGTTAGACGCTTTTGATGTTCATGCCGTTGATTATATTTTAAAACCAATAGACGAAGATCATATCAAAAGAGCGGTTGAACGTGCCTTAATTAGATTTAATAGTGGCGATAATACCGATAATAAAAATCGGATTATCGGTGCCATAGATAGTATTAACGAGCGAGAAAATGTTGATATTAGATTTCCTCTTGATCCTGAAGTAGCCGATAGCCAAACAAGTTCGACCTCAGGCATTGTAGAGCGGAAAGTCGTGATCAAAGATCGAGATGACATTACTTTATTAAAGCAATCTGAGATTGAGTGGATAGATGCTGCTGGCGATTATGTTTGTTTACATGCCGATGGCGTCACCCATATAAAGCGCAGTACGTTAAAAAGCCTGTTAAAAGAACTTGATCCGAATATATTCAAGCGTGTTCATCGCTCTACCATAGTAAACCTTAATTTTATTCAAAAAGTCATACCCCACACTAAAGGGGAATTTTTTCTTAAACTTGGTGAGTATGATCAAGTAAAAGTAAGTCGCAATTACCGAGATGTTATTAAGAGCTTCTTAACTGACATGTAA
- a CDS encoding sensor histidine kinase — MHNKITNNPTYQFWFLQLGYWLFICLISLSTLTLWYAQLNWENVAHTLLQSALGLLLSIPLYFVYMKYWEHSVRRRLSVLILGVLITSFAWTIARMQAFIMMTPEYDIWVDFGGWYFGSILVYLSWAALVHGVKYYQLLQLEHSIMLNAEAEAKAELLKRISAQTEARDAQIKMLRYQLNPHFLCNTLNAINSLIEMEESTIAQSMTVKLSKFLRYSLDHNPDNKIALKNEINALNLYLDIEKTRFGERLKLDFQIDENAQLAKIPSLLLQPVIENSMKHVIAQNEDGGTISLKAKVVDNQLNLEICDTGSGIKMGRSKLQISQGRGVGLRNIDERLKVLYQHNYSFELNISAAGGLKTTIKIPYEPQADS, encoded by the coding sequence ATGCACAATAAAATTACCAATAATCCCACCTATCAATTTTGGTTTCTACAGCTTGGCTACTGGCTGTTTATCTGTTTAATTAGTCTATCCACATTAACACTTTGGTACGCCCAGCTTAATTGGGAAAATGTTGCTCATACACTATTACAATCAGCGCTTGGTTTATTACTTTCTATACCGTTGTATTTTGTGTATATGAAATATTGGGAACATTCAGTAAGAAGAAGGTTAAGTGTATTAATTCTAGGGGTATTGATAACATCATTTGCCTGGACTATTGCTCGCATGCAAGCATTTATCATGATGACCCCTGAGTATGATATTTGGGTTGATTTTGGTGGTTGGTATTTTGGCAGTATTTTGGTTTATCTGAGTTGGGCTGCGTTAGTACATGGAGTTAAGTACTATCAGTTATTGCAACTGGAACATAGTATAATGCTTAACGCCGAAGCCGAAGCAAAAGCCGAATTGTTGAAAAGGATTTCAGCACAAACTGAAGCAAGAGATGCACAAATTAAAATGTTGCGTTATCAGCTAAACCCTCACTTCTTATGTAATACCCTAAATGCAATTAATTCGTTAATTGAAATGGAAGAATCTACTATTGCACAAAGTATGACGGTTAAGTTAAGTAAATTTTTGCGGTATTCTTTAGATCATAATCCAGACAATAAAATTGCCTTAAAAAATGAAATCAATGCACTAAACTTATATTTAGACATTGAAAAAACTCGGTTTGGCGAGCGATTAAAACTTGATTTTCAAATAGATGAAAATGCTCAGCTGGCCAAAATTCCAAGTTTGTTATTACAACCCGTAATTGAAAATTCAATGAAACATGTGATTGCTCAAAACGAAGACGGCGGTACCATTAGCCTAAAAGCGAAGGTTGTTGATAATCAACTAAACCTTGAAATATGTGATACTGGCTCAGGGATTAAAATGGGTCGAAGTAAATTGCAAATATCTCAAGGTCGTGGTGTCGGTTTACGCAATATTGATGAACGCTTAAAAGTGCTTTATCAACATAACTACTCTTTCGAATTGAATATCTCGGCAGCCGGTGGCCTAAAAACAACGATAAAAATACCTTATGAGCCACAAGCAGACTCATAG
- a CDS encoding glycoside hydrolase family 17 protein yields MFNTNDKKTESINSLDIVHDNAICYSGYREGQNPREGIYPSHAQVKEDLLILSQNWKYLRLYDCGPHAEIVLNVIEAEALDFKVMLGVDMAAEMTNPNCPWGANFSAETLIENRYANCRQVEKLIELSKRYTDIVFSVSVGNEASVDWTDHMVSVDSLVNYVIRIKSSISQPVTFCENYVPWTDKLAPLVAVLDFISIHTYPAWEYRTLDDALEYTKQNYHSVAHHYPDKPVVITEAGWTTQSNGRGIESWNASQELQANYYEQLLAWANEEMILTFVFEAFDEPWKGSPHPQEPEKHWGLFTVDRKPKLVMENLYAVKPAVIELAETC; encoded by the coding sequence ATGTTTAACACTAATGATAAAAAAACAGAAAGTATTAATTCACTGGATATAGTTCACGACAATGCTATTTGTTATTCAGGCTACCGAGAAGGACAAAACCCAAGAGAAGGTATTTATCCAAGTCATGCACAAGTTAAAGAAGATTTATTAATTTTATCGCAAAATTGGAAATATCTCAGGTTGTATGACTGTGGACCTCATGCAGAAATTGTATTGAATGTTATCGAAGCGGAAGCACTCGACTTTAAAGTCATGTTAGGTGTAGATATGGCTGCAGAAATGACTAATCCAAATTGCCCTTGGGGAGCTAACTTTAGTGCTGAAACGTTGATTGAAAACCGTTATGCGAATTGTCGTCAGGTTGAAAAATTAATTGAGTTGTCTAAACGTTATACTGATATCGTCTTTTCGGTGTCTGTTGGTAATGAAGCCAGTGTCGACTGGACTGATCATATGGTGTCAGTAGACAGTTTGGTGAATTACGTTATTAGAATAAAAAGCTCTATTTCGCAGCCGGTCACTTTTTGTGAAAATTACGTCCCTTGGACCGACAAGTTAGCGCCTTTAGTGGCAGTGTTAGATTTCATTTCTATTCATACCTACCCTGCGTGGGAGTATCGAACTTTAGATGACGCGTTAGAGTACACCAAACAAAATTATCATTCAGTGGCTCATCATTATCCTGACAAACCTGTGGTTATTACTGAAGCAGGCTGGACAACACAGTCAAATGGTAGAGGTATTGAATCCTGGAATGCATCACAGGAACTACAAGCAAATTATTACGAGCAACTGCTTGCATGGGCTAATGAAGAAATGATCCTTACCTTTGTGTTCGAAGCATTTGATGAGCCTTGGAAAGGCTCTCCACATCCGCAAGAGCCGGAAAAGCATTGGGGACTGTTTACGGTTGATCGTAAACCTAAGTTGGTGATGGAAAATCTCTATGCAGTAAAGCCTGCTGTTATTGAATTAGCTGAAACTTGCTAG
- a CDS encoding glycoside hydrolase family 17 protein produces MSKKPYNYMSLAGISFTNLTTAELRVIASEILEEKIHGISFSPYVEGQGPGTQISEQQIRQRLQIIQPNINWVRSFSCTEGNEQIPKIAQESGLNTMVGVWLDDDLANNELELANAIEVAKSGHVNILAVGNEVLLRGDLTEAQLIDYITRAKQALPDIEVGYVDAYFEFEDHPQVTEVCDVILANCYPFWEGCPAEYSLLYMKDMYRRAVKAGNGKRVIITETGWPNVGTAERGAIPSTENAIKYFINTYLWAAEEDIEIFYFSSFDETWKVADEGDVGAYWGLWDKDGKLKYV; encoded by the coding sequence GTGTCAAAGAAACCTTATAACTACATGTCTTTAGCTGGCATTAGTTTTACAAATTTAACTACTGCTGAGTTACGTGTTATTGCTAGTGAAATATTAGAGGAGAAAATCCATGGTATTTCATTCAGTCCTTATGTTGAAGGGCAGGGCCCAGGCACACAAATTAGTGAGCAACAAATTCGTCAACGTTTACAAATAATTCAGCCAAACATTAATTGGGTTCGTTCTTTTTCATGTACCGAAGGTAATGAACAAATACCCAAAATAGCACAAGAAAGTGGCCTAAATACTATGGTAGGTGTTTGGTTAGACGACGACCTTGCTAATAACGAATTGGAGCTTGCTAATGCAATAGAAGTTGCCAAATCTGGGCACGTAAATATATTGGCTGTAGGTAATGAAGTATTACTCAGAGGTGATTTAACTGAAGCACAACTTATTGATTATATTACTCGTGCTAAACAGGCTTTACCTGATATCGAAGTAGGTTATGTTGATGCTTATTTTGAGTTTGAAGATCATCCGCAAGTTACCGAAGTTTGCGATGTGATTTTAGCTAATTGCTATCCATTTTGGGAAGGGTGTCCTGCTGAGTATTCATTACTTTACATGAAAGACATGTATCGCCGCGCTGTGAAAGCGGGTAATGGTAAGCGAGTGATCATTACCGAAACAGGTTGGCCAAATGTAGGCACAGCAGAGCGCGGAGCTATACCGTCTACAGAAAATGCGATTAAATATTTTATTAATACTTACCTTTGGGCTGCAGAAGAAGATATTGAAATTTTTTATTTTTCATCGTTTGATGAAACATGGAAAGTTGCAGATGAAGGTGATGTTGGTGCCTATTGGGGCTTGTGGGATAAAGATGGAAAGCTTAAATATGTTTAA